In a genomic window of Pristiophorus japonicus isolate sPriJap1 unplaced genomic scaffold, sPriJap1.hap1 HAP1_SCAFFOLD_298, whole genome shotgun sequence:
- the LOC139248871 gene encoding zinc finger protein 239-like produces the protein MNIAPFKLQRNCKRVVCVGEASTDRPNMESHKDTRTTEKPWKCGECGKGFRKPCELEVHRRSHTGERPFTCCECGKGFTRLSHLQSHQRVHTGERPFTCSECGKAFTQPSTLLKHQRIHTMERPFTCSECGKGFTQSSHLRTHQLVHTGERPFTCSECGKAFTQSSHLLTHQLVHTGERPFTCSECGKAFTQSSTLLRHQRVHTGERPFTCSECGKGFTRSTILLTHQRVHK, from the coding sequence atgaacattgcaccattcaaattgcagagaaactgtaaacgtgttgtgtgcgtgggtgaggcttcaactgatcgtccaaacatggagagtcacaaggatacccgcaccacggagaaaccgtggaaatgtggtgagtgtgggaagggattcagaaaaCCATGTGAGCTGGaagttcatcgacgcagtcacactggggagaggccattcacctgctgtgagtgtgggaagggattcactcgattatCCCATCtacagtcacaccagcgagttcacactggggagaggccgttcacctgctctgagtgtgggaaggcattcactcagccatccaccctgctgaaacaccagcgaattcacactatggagaggccattcacctgctctgagtgtgggaagggattcactcagtcatcccacctgcggacacaccagctagttcacactggggagaggccattcacctgctctgagtgtgggaaggcattcactcagtcatcccacctgctgacacaccagttagttcacactggggagaggccattcacctgctctgagtgtgggaaggcattcactcagtcatccaccctgctgagacaccagcgagttcacactggggagaggccgttcacctgctctgagtgtgggaagggattcactcggtcaaccatcctgctgacacaccagcgagttcacaaatga